The following proteins are encoded in a genomic region of Oreochromis aureus strain Israel breed Guangdong linkage group 8, ZZ_aureus, whole genome shotgun sequence:
- the LOC116335876 gene encoding alpha-N-acetylgalactosaminide alpha-2,6-sialyltransferase 1-like: MVNGLTKTPMPLLYRGNFTKLPQWDFDDVYNQDAPPRPTTCAQSLRNSQDENFKTAFLPNIRLFLHKDNINMSEWNRLSHFNNPFGFMEFKYDDVMASVKLIPKPKEPLLLLKPGGDGCVHCAVVGTAGILNGSKVGAEIDAHDYVFRMNGAVTKGYEEDVGNRTSVYVHTAHSITASPYFFGKYGYKSAPHDEGIKYVMIPEGMRDFQWLEGLLKGQQVSSGQFNKKWPREYYSGQYNESRFYVLHQDFLRYVRNRFLKSPNLNKKFWPIVRPTNGAFTLFLALHTCDTVDAYGLMTDDYMKYSNYYVQKYIKTKVIFYSNHDYNLEKNTWKDLHNRKIIKLYQRTEPESGTEKPK; encoded by the exons atggtaaatgggct gaccaaGACTCCAATGCCTCTCCTCTACAGAGGAAATTTCACAAAGCTTCCTCAGTGGGATTTTGATGATGTCTATAACCAGGATGCCCCACCTAGACCAACA ACATGTGCCCAATCACTGCGAAACTCTCAGGATGAGAACTTCAAGACGGCTTTTCTTCCCAACATACGTTTGTTTCTGCACAAGGACAACATTAACATGAGCGAGTGGAATCGCCTTTCACATTTTAACAATCCTTTTGGGTTTATGGAGTTCAAGTATGATG ATGTGATGGCTTCAGTGAAGCTGATTCCAAAGCCAAaagagccactgctcctcctAAAACCAGGTGGTGATGGCTGTGTTCACTGTGCTGTGGTGGGTACTGCAGGAATTCTGAATGGCTCAAAAGTGGGTGCAGAGATCGATGCTCATGATTACGTTTTTCG GATGAACGGTGCCGTTACCAAAGGTTATGAGGAAGATGTAGGAAATAGAACATCAGTGTATGTTCACACAGCGCACTCCATCACTGCATCACCTTATTTTTTTGGGAAGTATGGATACAAATCTGCCCCTCATGATGAG GGAATAAAATATGTGATGATTCCTGAGGGCATGAGAGATTTCCAATGGCTCGAGGGTCTCCTTAAAGGACAGCAGGTCTCTAGTGGTCAATTCAACAAGAAATG GCCAAGGGAATACTATTCAGGGCAGTACAATGAGAGCCGATTCTACGTTCTACACCAGGACTTCCTCCGATATGTGAGGAACAG GTTCCTAAAGTCACCTAATCTGAATAAAAAATTCTGGCCAATAGTCAGACCAACCAATGGAGCATTCACACTCTTCCTGGCTTTGCATACTTGTGACACA GTGGATGCATATGGGTTAATGACTGATGACTACATGAAATACTCCAACTACTATGTTCAGAAGTACATTAAAACTAAAGTAATTTTCTATTCCAACCATGACTACAATTTGGAGAAGAATACATGGAAAGACCTtcacaacagaaaaataataaagctgTATCAAAGAACGGAGCCAGAATCAGGGACTGAAAAGCCAAAGTAA